A window of Rhodococcus sp. SGAir0479 contains these coding sequences:
- a CDS encoding CinA family protein, translating into MATADNGDDTSALAEKISELAGETGRTVATAESLTGGHISCQLGAAPNSSEWYRGSIVAYSSEVKHQLLEVPEGPVVSEPSARNMASTTARLLGADTVIAVTGAGGPDPQDGEDPGTVWFALFDRGRVTAEKVTFAGDPPEVVEQTARRALELLAESIAAQ; encoded by the coding sequence ATGGCGACAGCGGACAACGGCGACGACACGTCGGCACTGGCAGAGAAAATTTCCGAACTCGCGGGGGAGACGGGGCGCACCGTCGCCACGGCGGAGTCACTCACCGGCGGGCACATCTCGTGCCAACTGGGCGCGGCACCCAATTCCTCCGAGTGGTATCGCGGCAGCATCGTCGCGTATTCCAGCGAGGTGAAGCACCAACTGCTGGAGGTCCCCGAGGGCCCGGTGGTCTCCGAACCCAGCGCACGCAACATGGCGTCGACCACCGCCCGGCTTCTCGGGGCGGACACCGTCATCGCCGTGACCGGCGCGGGCGGACCGGATCCTCAGGACGGCGAGGACCCCGGCACAGTCTGGTTCGCGTTGTTCGATCGCGGCCGGGTCACCGCCGAGAAGGTGACGTTCGCGGGCGATCCGCCCGAGGTCGTCGAGCAGACCGCCCGCCGTGCGCTCGAGCTACTCGCAGAGAGCATCGCCGCGCAGTGA
- a CDS encoding zinc-dependent alcohol dehydrogenase, whose product MKAVTWQGKRNVSVDTVPDPVIEDPKDAIIEVTTTNICGSDLHLYELLSPFMNAGDILGHEPMGIVREVGSDTGDLAVGDRVVIPFQISCGHCPMCHGGLQTQCETTQVRSEGTGAALFGYSKLYGSIPGAQAQYLRVPQAQYTHIKVPDGPSDDRFVYLSDVLPTAWQAVEYAGVREGDSLTVLGLGPIGDMAARIAAHRGVRVIGVDRVPERLARVRDRGIEVLDLREHDDIGAVIRDMTFGHGTDAVIDAVGMEAHGSPGAKLVQQATSFMPDAVAGPLFTHAGIDRLAALEAAIDIVRRGGTVSIVGVYGGAMDPLPMFKMFDKQIQLRMGQANVKRWVDDILPLLTDDDPLGVDSFATHRLPLADAPRAYDMFQKKQDGAVKVLLEPWT is encoded by the coding sequence GTGAAAGCGGTGACGTGGCAGGGTAAGCGAAATGTCAGTGTGGACACGGTCCCGGACCCGGTGATCGAGGATCCGAAAGACGCGATCATCGAGGTGACGACCACCAATATCTGCGGTTCGGATCTGCATCTGTACGAGCTGCTTTCACCGTTCATGAACGCCGGCGACATCCTGGGGCACGAGCCCATGGGGATCGTTCGCGAGGTCGGTAGCGACACCGGCGACCTCGCAGTCGGCGACCGGGTGGTGATCCCGTTCCAGATTTCGTGTGGCCACTGTCCGATGTGCCACGGTGGTCTGCAGACGCAGTGCGAGACGACGCAGGTTCGGTCCGAAGGGACGGGTGCCGCCCTCTTCGGCTACTCCAAGCTCTACGGCAGCATTCCCGGCGCCCAGGCCCAGTACCTGCGCGTGCCGCAGGCGCAGTACACCCACATCAAGGTCCCCGACGGGCCGTCCGACGACCGGTTCGTGTATCTGTCCGATGTACTGCCGACCGCGTGGCAGGCGGTCGAGTACGCCGGCGTCCGCGAGGGTGACTCGCTGACGGTGCTCGGCCTCGGGCCGATCGGGGACATGGCCGCGCGGATCGCCGCGCACCGCGGCGTCCGTGTGATCGGGGTCGATCGGGTGCCCGAGCGTCTCGCGCGGGTGCGGGACCGGGGGATCGAGGTTCTGGATCTACGCGAGCACGACGACATCGGCGCCGTGATCCGGGACATGACGTTCGGGCACGGAACGGATGCCGTGATCGATGCGGTCGGGATGGAGGCGCACGGATCGCCGGGCGCGAAACTCGTGCAGCAGGCGACGTCGTTCATGCCGGACGCCGTGGCCGGCCCGCTGTTCACCCACGCGGGGATCGACCGTCTGGCAGCGCTCGAGGCCGCGATCGACATCGTGCGCCGTGGCGGCACCGTCTCGATCGTCGGTGTGTACGGCGGCGCGATGGACCCGCTGCCCATGTTCAAGATGTTCGACAAGCAGATTCAGCTGCGGATGGGGCAGGCGAACGTCAAGCGCTGGGTCGACGACATCCTCCCGCTGCTGACGGACGACGATCCGCTCGGCGTCGACAGCTTCGCCACCCACCGGCTTCCGCTGGCCGACGCACCGCGTGCCTACGACATGTTCCAGAAGAAGCAGGACGGCGCAGTCAAGGTGCTGCTCGAGCCCTGGACCTGA